Genomic window (Lycium barbarum isolate Lr01 chromosome 2, ASM1917538v2, whole genome shotgun sequence):
aaaattaatcaaaatataatagaATTTTTACGAAAAGcataaaaatatgcatttaaattaattattgattaaatatatttaattaaATACCATAAAGATTAAAATTAAAGTGACCAACCATCGAAGGATCAAATTTCGGTGACATATCATAAAATCTGATTTGAGTGAtcgcattttttattttatttatgagcGATTACAACTTATAAGAGACATTGATTGGCAACTAAATGACTTGTCAGTTCCAAATTGAATGAATAGATTCGAGTATTGTCTTTTTTCATCGGTTCTTATTTGAACATCGACGATCCCCGTCTATGGAAAAAAGAAATACTTCCTTGTCCCCATTTTAAGTGTTttagtttgactgggcacaaaTTTAAGGaataaaagaaaacttttgaatcttgttatTTTAAACTTATCATGcgggatgtttgaattgtcaacttacatTTATAAAAAGAGATAATCTTTTtggaacagactaaaaagaaaagtaagacacttaaattgagcgAAGGGAGTAAATGTTATGGTAAGACGTCTAAGTTacataaaataaatataattagttaatttttaaacttaaaaatatttgagAAAGCTATCGTCACATATAATATTGTTTGACTCTTTAATTAATAACAAGATATATATTTAGTCAAAAGGAATACAATATTAGCAATATAAATTTAGAGGTAGTTTGTTAACGTTAATACTCCTTTCGTCTGTTAACGTTAATGCTCCTTTCGTCTCCACCTATGTTGTTTACTTAATTCTGAAAGAACAAAATTTAAATTCATGCGTTATAATTATAAAACTATTGAATTATCTTATTACCGTTAAATGAGATATTAAAAGTTAAATTATGAAGTACTACAAACTATAAAAAAAGAAGTTAGACAGACTAAATAATATATATCACACAAATGAGGACAAAAAAAGTACTCCTTCCGTTCACTTTAACTTGTCCACAAAGgactttgcacaccccttaaaaaataataaatgaagtgataATTTACTATAATACTCTAATTGGTGCATCTTTTTAatgaatttgaaaaatgatttgaaatgagtgATTAACAACACTATAGGTGAAACAGGAAAAAAAGAAATTGTCTTTTCTttatatgctaaaagtgacaagtaagaataaaaatgtaTTTTTAAAATACGAGATACGTAAAAATAAATTGAGCGAGTACTTTAATAAGGGAGTAATTGCTTGTATGATGGTTCGTGACTTAAAATGCACTTGGGACCGAGAAAATTAGAGTGAAGTTCCTTCGATTAACCTTCTTCGTGAAAGCAAATTAATGATGGAACGTAATCATTACTTGTTGGCTATCAAATTAAATCATTTTTTGTCACTATGTTACATTCATTCACATCTTTGGCTTGGCCATCTTCCCCACTTTCTCACGCTTCTTCAACTTGGACCTAATACTACTTGACATTTGACACCTCTATTTGGAAGTTCAATGGCGAGCAATTTACCTTTGCCTTTTTGTTTTTCTAATTTTCCTGATTAATTCAATTTTTTATAGAGAATACGAATAAAACTGTTTACATTTTTAAAACTTTTGAATTTTCTTTATACATAATTCACTTCACAAAAGAGTATGAGTCTGTTTagattgacttattttaggtgcttttaagtatttttatagtgtttgagtaaaataaaaaagtgtttttaagtACTTATTTTTAAGCTAAAGtgacaaaaataagccaaaagtcaCTAGCTAAGATTTctaacttatgacttttggcttataagtcatTAGTCAAGAGCCATAAGTCCATTCTAACTAAACGGCCACACCAATTTGGCCCAAATATATCCACACCCGAAAAGACTATTTTTCATGTATTGGGAAAAAACAAAAATTGGCTTGATGAGAGAGATTTCATGACGAATTTTGGGAAGGAAAGGTAGCAATGGCATCGTATAAATAATTAAGATATCCATGTAAATTTGCTGTTCCAACCCATTTGGGCGATTGTGATGAAAATCAGTGTGGTAGAAATACCTTCCACCAATAAAAATACCTTCAACAAAATAAATTTCTTTTTAGTCGCAAATACGCCTCACTTTTTTGTGGACGCTAAAATGTTTTTCGTACAACAACACGAGGGAAGACTCCTATTTGTATGTGTAGTTATTATTCCTTGAAATAAATTGGAAGAAGGGAGGGTCAGAAATTAATACAACATGGGAAACTAGGTGGAGTTTAAATAATTGTGAGAATGCAATAAACATTCCTATCAATATAATTATATGGACTAGAGCTCTGGCTAAAGAAAATGAACAATAATCATATTGAGTGAAGCACCAAACTGACAGAAACTAATATAGGCTCTTCCTAACAGCTTACATCCTAATTCTGCTTGCAATTAACAAACTGATTCCCTTTCAAAACTGATATTTTAACAGTTAACACAATGTTATAGATAGTTGACTGATGCAATAAGAGAATTTCATAGTGTTTTGAAAAGATTAATATTACTAGCATGGAACATCAACCAATTAAgaaaacggaaaaggtccaaaaatacccctgaactattgaaaaaggctcataaataccctccttccaccttttggtctaaaaatacccttccatccaccttttaggtctaaaaatacccttaaggtttgtttttggctcaaatatacccctcaaactaacaagttaaaattaactctttaaaaagccaaatgacaatttgtaattggtcaataataaaattccgtaatttaaaaaaaaaatccaaattctaaaaaaaaaattgccaataataaatttccagtaattttaaattccagatttaaaaaaaaattgccaataataaaattccgtaatttacatatttttttaaaaaaaaaattgtgtggaaacttaaaaattaaaaactaaaaaatttaaaaatatgaacgaaactgttttttttttttttttttttttttgcatttcgtgaattaatcaacgaaatatgtttttttttgcatttcgtgaataaaaaaacgaaataggaaattataatgttttttgcatttcgtgtattaaaaaacgaaataggataaaaaaaattattttcgttcatataaaaacgaaattggaaaattggacaaaatatattttccaattttgtttttatatgaacaaaattaatttttttatcctatttcatttttcaatacacgaaatgcaaaaaagaattataatttcctatttcgtttttttattcacgaaatgcaaaaaaaaaacatatttcgttgattaattcacaaaatgcaaaaaaaaaaatcagttttgttcatattttttaatttttaaattaaataatatatgtgtccaatcacaaaatgtcatttggctttttaaaagagttaactttaactttgttagtttgaggggtatatttgagccaaaaacaaaccttaagggtatttttagaccaaaaggtggaaggagggtatttatgagcctttttcaatagttcagagGTATTTTTGGACGTTTTCCGTTAAGAAAAACATGAGATCCTGTTCAAGCTCAGCACCACGCTGGAACGATCAGGCTTAAATTTCAACGACTAATGCAAGATTGCACCAGTCGATGGTAGTCCATCACGCAGTCCTGATGAATGGCTTTCTAGTCCTCTGCATAAGATTGTAACAACCCCAAGAAACTTTACGGCATACAGCCATGGTAGAGAAAGCTACCAAAGTGAATTTTCCACATACAAGGAAATAATATCTCCAATCCAGCTTCAGGCTAATTCAAATGAGTTTACGAAATGCAATTTCCCTTGCCAATCATGACATTGAAACGCATCTAGCAGAAATCTTTTCCAACCTAGCATTTCGACAAGGTCCATGTCCGTGCTTCAAACATGAATCTGAAACACAGGAAACAGTCAAAAGTCAGTTTTGGCAGACATTTCCTTCTTCGAGGAAAGAGAAGAAGGTCATTACGAGAAACCACTAGAAAATAGAGAAATTTAGGAGAAATCGATACCTATAAAGATGAACATGTATTCGTAAGGACATTTTGAGAGCCAAGATAGAACAACAAAGACTTAAGACACAACAATCTTTTGTAACTTTCTTTGTTGAAGTCCTTCAATTGCGAAAACTTAAATGAACAGAAAAATTATCCTATGAAGCGGAAGTAACGAGAAGTGTGTCATATATTCATAAAGTTCTACTGTctaaagaaagaagagaaaaccaGCATTGCAGAGACATAAAAATTAACTTTATGAGTATATTAGGAAACTTCTACGGATTTCTACAACAGACAAGACTTGGAATTGTTACTTGAGAATTTCCAATTTACAGAGAACAATAAAAGAGATAAAGGTAAATAGGATGATTTAAAAGCAGCATTTagagaaaggggggggggggggggggtgtgtgtGTGGAAGAAATATCATTGCATAACAAAATCTAAAGCCACCATTTACAATCTTTCTATGGACAAAAACTAACCTACCTTGAATTTTCAGCTTTGAGCAATCACAATCTCCAAAAGTACCATTGCGCAAAATGTTCCAATCTGTCCTCTGGAAGTAAACTAGGTAAAATAAATACTGTTAAAGACAATCAACAAAAATTGGAGATGGTTCTACTATCAATAGAAGTCACATTTCAGTCCAAAATGAATGTCTCGCATCTAAGAGTATCATGTAAGTGGCTTCTGTAAAATTGCTtaccctttttttatttttataacaaTGCTGTTTGGGTGAGCTTGCGCACCTCAATTATTCTACTGGGTACCTGGTATATCCCACCAGCATAGGTAATGGACATAATGTAATGGCACCGCCCATGGATACCCTTTATTATCTTCATCAAAGTACCTTAGCAGATATGATAGATACTGTGTTTATTCTTCTTTTGTACAGGTCGGAAGAGGGGAGGAGTCAGATATTAATACAACAAAAGAAATGGGGAAACTAGGTGGAATTTAAACACAATATTGAGAATGCAATAAACACTCCTATCATCAAGTTAAAAAAGTTAATTATATTGGCTGAAGCTctgggaaaagaaaaaaagaattctATGGAGTGACACACCAAACTGACAGAAAACAACTTAGGATCTTCCGGACTGCTTATAAATCTCCTTGCAATTAATAAAACTGGTTACTTTCAAACTGAAATTTTAACAGCAATAGTTGAGTGATGTAATATGATCAGAATAGGGAAAACTAAAAGATTCTTAGAAAGTACGGATGATCATATTATAGGAAGTCACACACATGTAACTTGAATAAGCAAATAATTTCTTAGGTCCAAACGCCGAAACTCGATCATAAGTTATATAATGCACTAGAGTTATCTCAACATTAAAATTAGTTAAACAAcctatattattttgatgtttcTTGTATGTAGAGTTTGCTATTTGTTTCGACAAAAGGTTATTCAGTACCTGATGGACAAGGCCTGAATGCGGATAAATGAGAGATTAGAGCTGCAAAagaaaatgccaaacattagagCCACCTTCGGAAATGCATTCAAGTCATTGTAATGCACCGGTCGAAGAGAATGagaccaaaaaagaaagaagaaaaataggTTTCAAGTGAAAAATCCAAAAGGAATGTCTAGAACAGTATATAAATTTACATATGCAGTTGAAGTATCATAAAAGGACAAGGTACATGTTGGTTGAATTACACATTCATTATTTAACAAAAATACTTTAAAATGAGTCAATTGATTTTTGTTTACATTAAATTGTAGAAAAAGGTTTATTTTATCAAAAGAAACCACataaaagaatatagaaaaatagTTTCACTTGGGCAGATGAGCAACTTTGTGTACTCAGTAATTGTTATTACTTAATAGTTGTTGGTATACCCGTTATGAAGAGTAAAATGTTGAGAGATTATGTAGTCTTTACCAAATTCTCATGAAAGAGTCTGATCTTCAACAAAATAAACGTGGTGTTTCTCTGTGGAACATAACCAACCCTGTTAAAGAGTAAAATTGTGTCATGAGAAAAAGGGTGCAAAAAAGAGGAAATGAGATATCTTGCCCGCaaacaatttgaatagaagaaaatgacatttttagattctcttatgtgtttttttcAGATCTCTTGTGTGTAAAAAAGAAGACCTCTcgtaaaaaggtcataaaactttaaaaaaaaaaatgggctaaaAACCCATTTCTCCCTAAAAAAGAACTTGACAAACTTTTTATAGCATTCCTCTAACAAGTCTAAATGAAAAGTTACCCGACGTAATTGCCGCCAACAGATTTTGACTTGATATACCGCAGCAACGTTCTAGCGTGGCCTTCGATCTAGTAACCCATGAGAAAAAAAATGAGGAAAGTCATTACAAAAAGAGTATATGACCCTCTATATCAATGAAGAAAATAAGATTTATTGGCcttttacaatttgaatagaataaAATATCTTTTTCAGATCACTTATGTATTTTTTTTCCAGATCTCTTATGTATAAAAAATGAAAACTTCTTgcaaaaagatcataaaactaaaaaaaagttTGTAAAGTGTCAAATACTCAATTCTCTCATATACATGGGCATTTCTGAAATAATATATAGGTGATCTGTTATATTTTGCAAGGGATCATTTAATCAATTCACCCGAAAAAAACCATAAATCTCATGGTTAAACCAATCTTAAAAGGAATATAGATATCACTTACTTGATGAAGAATTAAAAGAATAACAAATCGTTTCAAGTGGGACAGCAAAATGCTGAAAGCATAGATGCAATTCACTGATAATTTTGCATTTTTATGTCAAAATAATCGCATGAAAAAGGATTAAATTAATATAAAACTTCTTTTGAAACTCGTGGAAAatcatataattaaaaaatagacTCAAAAATTGAAAGAGAAACAGAGCCTTACTTAAGTTCTGAATTCTCCTCCAACCGACTTTAATTTCTGGAATATGGGAAATCTTTGACCACTGGGAGCTTGGGCCACTCCGATTGCTGCAACTTTCATCTAACTCTGGGCAGCCTCTAATATCCAGGTACCGTAATTTGGTGAGGCGTCGCATGGCATCTCTGGATGGAAGATGCTGTAATTTTTCGCAgttccgtatatatatatatatatatatgtagaaactatacaatcttgacttgttccattcattcaccaagagagaatgtATATAgcatacaatcttgaaccctagtgaaacaaggaaactaagatcctagtgaaacaaggaaactaaccaatatatggtaattagtgaaacaaggaaactaaccaatatatggtaattagtgaaacaagaaaactaactaataaatggtaattatctccctacaaatatgctaccaaataatatcaagatattataccgcaatacccccctctcaagttggagcatgggaataaaaaatgcctaacttggaaagcaagaagtcaaactgagttttgctgagagctttggtaaaaatatctgccaattgtgaagatgttgaaacgtgtgacggagcAACAAGTACAAGAAATTAGGGGCTCATGATGATCCAATTCTTGCCATAGAGCATGTAATTTTCCATAATATACGGACACTGACATGGTTTTGGTCTGTTCACATTTAGCCAGGGAAGACTGAAGTTGTTGAACTCGTGGTCCATTAGTCTGCGCGAACCTCCTTTTAAGGTGATCCCAAAAGGGTTTGACCTCCCTAAATTTTGACAAGGAAGATTTGACATCAGCATCAATGGTATTTGTGATCCAAGAGATTAACATTGCGTTAATTGCAGTCCAATCGGACTTTGTACAAGGAGGCTGCGGTTCAGTGATAGTGTCGTCCAACAACTCAAATTTACGTCGTGCCTCCAACGCCGTTTGTATGTCGGCTGCCCATTCATCAAAATTGTCGCCCTTGAAAtgagtaggcgtgatatagtccccgggtcggtcttgaggaccgagaaaataaggagaattagactcaattttgggtgatggtggaggaggtacggcgtcaccgaccatggaaatttacgatgaagagaagaaaaaccgtgtggctctgataccatatagaaactatacaatcttgacttgttccattcattcaccaagagagaatatatataggatacaatcttgaaccctagtgaaacaaggaaactaagatcctagtgaaacaaggaaactaaccaatatatggtaattagtgaaacaagaaaactaactaatatatgataattatctccctacaaatatgctaccaaataatatcaaataatatcaaGATATTATACCACAATAATATAACACTTCCAAAGAAACAAGGTTCACGAGCCCATCCGACAGAGCTTCTAACAATGGACAATCATTGATCTCCAGACGCCGTAATTTGGGCATAGCATCTAAGAAGTCCACATGTTGTAGCCGTTTGCACCCCCATAGCATTAATCTTTCAAGAGAAGTAAGATTGCCAAGACTATGAGAAAGAGCCTCGATTCCGAAATCACTTATATTGATCTCTGTTAGGGCAGAGAGTTGCATAAGCTGATGGGGCAGAGAAGAATCCAAGTTCGCACGTCCGTACACCGACAATGTAAGAAGGGATAGCTGTTGAATGCCATTAAATGTCAATTGGATTGCCTCAAAATCCACCAACTCTGAGAAAGGGCCAATATGCAATTCCCGTAACCCAGTGAGACGGCGAAAGCCCCCTGTGGGTACACTATTCATTTGGGGGCATTTTGATATATTCATATATGAAAGTGAAGGTATTTCCCCAAAATGTAAAGGGAAGGAAACTAAGTTGTTATAGCACCAGACCACCAAAGATTCCAGAGACCAACAATGCTCTAGCAGTCCCCTTGGTAAACTGGTCAGTCCATCACAATTGGACAACTCAAGACTTTGAAGGGAAGTCAAATGATTCTCTCCACTGGGAACAAGAATGGAACTGAAATTGGTGCAGCTGTTAATCTCTAAGCTCTTAAGAGAACGGAGATTGTACAAGCTTTGTGGCAATGCACGAAACTCTCTACAATTTGAGAACGAAAGATGTTCAAGAGAAAAATTGTTGCGCAGCATCTCATCTGGAAGACAAGTGAGCTCTTTCACATCCTCAACAATAAGCGTTACGAGAGATGTCAAGTTACTGCACAAGTTCAACAATGGCATTTCACTGTCAACTCCTTCAATCTCTAATTCACATAGGACTTCAAATTGATTCGGAGTACTTTTTAACAGTGGACAGTTACTAATGATCAATTTCTCAAGCATAGGAAATATTCTCACTCCAAATCCGTCTCTACCACCAGTTCCTGTTGGTAACAATTCCACTCCCTTCCACTCAGTAAGACTAGGCATATCCTCCAATACTAGTTCTTTGAGTAATGGGAACACTTGGATGTTGGCGTAATTGCTGCTTGATCCAATATTGTTAACCTCAACGCCATAAAATTTAGGTCCAACACATTCCACCTCATGGAATCCTCTCAGTTCAAGATGCCGTAGGAATTTCAGTTGACCAAGTGAAGGAATTTCCTTGCACGTTTTGCATCCACTTAATTTCAGCTTGACCAAATTTGGTAGCAATTCTTCACTGAACCATGAAGGAAATCTAGTTCCCAAATAGTCCTCCACCTCTAAGGTTTTCAAGTTAGGATGCGGTTGAAGACCATCCAAAACATAC
Coding sequences:
- the LOC132628343 gene encoding putative disease resistance protein At3g14460; protein product: MLLSFKFLRVLNLSESSIEELSAAVAKLIYLRYIDLSNTTIKTLPNSICKLYNLQTFRVSNCFSLKDLLEEMANMISLRHLYYNSTYCPSWGKWFISNEHFQMPLKMGQLTCLQTLQFFKAGLEEGRQIKELGPLMNLRGELTINSLQLVHSREGAVRACLQDKPNIFKLAYLWSHDESEDCEINDEYVLDGLQPHPNLKTLEVEDYLGTRFPSWFSEELLPNLVKLKLSGCKTCKEIPSLGQLKFLRHLELRGFHEVECVGPKFYGVEVNNIGSSSNYANIQVFPLLKELVLEDMPSLTEWKGVELLPTGTGGRDGFGVRIFPMLEKLIISNCPLLKSTPNQFEVLCELEIEGVDSEMPLLNLCSNLTSLVTLIVEDVKELTCLPDEMLRNNFSLEHLSFSNCREFRALPQSLYNLRSLKSLEINSCTNFSSILVPSGENHLTSLQSLELSNCDGLTSLPRGLLEHCWSLESLVVWCYNNLVSFPLHFGEIPSLSYMNISKCPQMNSVPTGGFRRLTGLRELHIGPFSELVDFEAIQLTFNGIQQLSLLTLSVYGRANLDSSLPHQLMQLSALTEINISDFGIEALSHSLGNLTSLERLMLWGCKRLQHVDFLDAMPKLRRLEINDCPLLEALSDGLVNLVSLEVLYYCGIIS